The Salinispora tropica CNB-440 genome has a window encoding:
- a CDS encoding FHA domain-containing protein, which produces MRFEISKVLDAIEGRVSTDPWLTRAVLDLAEVIRYQDIDGGRPASLLRLGMVIDALARHLEEDSVPVYAVVHRGVLSDADLTSNERMVVRRWADDGLVEVLDNPGGRMLEVADLLGLPVLSRARFDGLRGRFPWVADQPGRVVAPVPAQSGPTFVAHVGGGGAVSAGDRSAVGSKLLARHWRCPESPCALFGQGGGGGAFADLAAVSDRSPVTQPPPSLRGGVPICPRHGARLSDAGPRPRSAVLAVRVGGLIRRRFVLTDSEPVLVGRAPEADGGIILGQWLNDEARRWISRSHLRLELRVGEIVVTDVSTNGSGIRPNGSMAEAERVPLAPQQSRVLAEGEMVELYPGVQVGRPDELPAGAPYTPASVMAEAPTMAMRLPR; this is translated from the coding sequence ATGAGATTCGAGATCAGTAAGGTGCTGGACGCCATCGAGGGCCGGGTGTCCACCGACCCCTGGCTGACCCGCGCGGTGCTCGACCTGGCCGAGGTGATCCGGTATCAGGATATCGACGGTGGTCGGCCCGCCAGTCTGCTCCGCCTCGGCATGGTGATTGATGCCCTGGCGCGTCACCTGGAGGAGGACAGCGTCCCGGTCTACGCGGTGGTGCACCGTGGGGTGCTCTCCGACGCGGACCTGACGTCGAACGAGCGGATGGTGGTGCGTCGCTGGGCCGACGACGGCCTGGTGGAGGTGCTCGACAATCCCGGTGGCCGGATGCTGGAGGTCGCCGACCTGCTCGGGCTTCCGGTGTTGAGCCGGGCCCGGTTCGACGGGTTGCGGGGACGCTTTCCCTGGGTGGCCGACCAGCCCGGCCGGGTGGTCGCCCCGGTGCCCGCCCAGAGCGGGCCGACCTTCGTCGCGCATGTCGGTGGCGGGGGCGCCGTCTCCGCCGGGGACCGGTCCGCGGTCGGTAGCAAGCTGTTGGCGCGGCACTGGCGGTGCCCCGAGTCCCCGTGCGCGCTCTTCGGCCAGGGCGGTGGAGGTGGGGCCTTCGCCGACCTGGCCGCGGTCAGCGATCGCAGCCCGGTGACGCAGCCGCCGCCCAGCCTCCGCGGTGGAGTGCCGATCTGCCCCCGGCACGGCGCTCGGCTCAGCGATGCGGGTCCGCGTCCTCGGTCGGCGGTGCTGGCGGTCCGGGTCGGTGGTCTGATCCGGCGCCGGTTCGTGCTCACCGACTCCGAACCGGTGCTGGTCGGGCGGGCTCCGGAGGCTGACGGTGGGATCATCCTCGGCCAGTGGCTCAACGACGAGGCCCGCCGGTGGATCAGCCGCAGCCACCTGCGACTGGAGCTGCGCGTCGGCGAGATCGTCGTCACCGACGTGAGCACCAACGGCTCGGGGATCCGGCCGAACGGGTCGATGGCCGAGGCGGAGCGCGTTCCGCTGGCGCCGCAGCAGTCCCGGGTGCTGGCCGAGGGGGAGATGGTGGAGCTGTACCCGGGCGTGCAGGTCGGGCGCCCAGACGAACTGCCAGCTGGTGCGCCGTACACCCCAGCCTCGGTGATGGCCGAGGCGCCGACGATGGCGATGCGTCTGCCACGCTGA
- a CDS encoding fatty acid desaturase family protein: MMRQMVADPPVRGSEYAELSRQIRAAGLLERRPGWYAVRIGLTTASFGAVWALVVLVGDSWGQAAVAALMAVASTQVAFLGHDAGHRQMFRRRGPSELVGLLAGNLAVGLSYGWWVEKHNRHHANPNHADEDPDVGAGALVWSVEQAGATRGFARWLARRQAFLFFPMLLLEGLNLHLSSLRAIAGRGPDGRFETPMRHRGAEAFLLAAHTILYVGGLLLVMSPGKALVFAAVHQGLWGLYMGCSFAPNHKGMPMPTAVDELDFLRKQVITSRNVRGGWFVDFALGGLNHQIEHHLFPNMPRGSLRRARPIVRAYCAQRGVPYVEVGLVESYRQALAHLHAVGQPLR; this comes from the coding sequence ATGATGCGGCAGATGGTGGCGGATCCGCCGGTACGGGGCAGTGAGTACGCCGAGTTGTCCCGGCAGATTCGGGCGGCAGGACTCCTGGAACGTCGTCCGGGCTGGTACGCGGTTCGGATCGGGTTGACCACCGCGTCTTTCGGCGCGGTCTGGGCTCTGGTCGTACTTGTCGGCGACTCCTGGGGGCAGGCAGCGGTCGCGGCACTGATGGCGGTGGCCAGCACCCAGGTGGCCTTCCTCGGTCACGACGCCGGGCACCGGCAGATGTTCCGGCGGCGTGGGCCCAGTGAACTGGTCGGCCTGCTCGCCGGGAACCTGGCGGTCGGGCTCAGCTACGGATGGTGGGTGGAGAAGCACAACCGGCACCACGCCAACCCCAACCACGCCGACGAGGACCCGGACGTGGGGGCGGGGGCGTTGGTCTGGTCGGTGGAACAGGCCGGTGCGACCCGGGGGTTCGCCCGGTGGCTGGCTCGCCGGCAGGCGTTCCTCTTCTTTCCGATGCTGCTGCTGGAAGGGCTGAACCTGCATCTGTCGAGCCTGCGAGCTATCGCCGGTCGGGGGCCGGACGGGCGGTTTGAGACACCGATGCGGCACCGGGGTGCCGAGGCGTTCCTGCTCGCCGCACACACCATCCTCTACGTCGGCGGCTTGCTGCTGGTGATGTCCCCCGGGAAGGCGTTGGTCTTCGCGGCTGTCCACCAGGGGCTGTGGGGGCTGTACATGGGGTGCTCGTTCGCTCCGAATCACAAGGGTATGCCGATGCCGACCGCCGTTGATGAGTTGGACTTCCTGCGGAAGCAGGTGATCACTTCACGCAACGTACGCGGGGGCTGGTTTGTCGACTTTGCGTTGGGTGGGTTAAACCATCAGATCGAGCACCATCTGTTTCCTAATATGCCACGCGGCAGCCTGCGCCGGGCTCGACCGATCGTCCGGGCCTACTGCGCGCAGCGGGGTGTCCCGTACGTCGAGGTGGGACTGGTCGAGTCGTACCGGCAGGCGCTCGCGCACCTGCATGCGGTTGGCCAACCGCTACGTTGA
- the cutA gene encoding divalent-cation tolerance protein CutA, with protein sequence MEEICVVTTVVDERTVAGVLADAAVAAHLAACAQVGGQVDSTYWWQQRVETHSEWSVQFKTALDRADALVEQIQANHPYDVPEILVNRVQSNSDYAAWIHEQTRP encoded by the coding sequence GTGGAGGAGATCTGTGTGGTGACGACGGTGGTGGACGAGCGCACGGTCGCGGGGGTGCTCGCGGACGCGGCGGTGGCCGCCCACCTGGCGGCCTGCGCGCAGGTGGGCGGTCAGGTGGACAGTACGTATTGGTGGCAACAGCGCGTCGAGACCCACTCCGAATGGTCCGTGCAGTTCAAGACCGCTCTGGACCGAGCCGACGCACTGGTCGAGCAGATCCAGGCCAACCACCCGTACGACGTACCGGAGATCCTGGTTAACCGGGTGCAGAGCAACTCCGACTACGCCGCCTGGATCCACGAGCAGACCCGGCCGTAA
- a CDS encoding 1-acyl-sn-glycerol-3-phosphate acyltransferase, producing MPPPPRWLRRLLLAPGVVVLAVTVVMTVPVWALLALAASPFVPGRLRPLRLLWIGLVYLVWDAAALIVLFVLWVASGFGWRVRSPAFEQAHYRLAGWFLRVLFWQARWSLRLSIEVAGADPDTALAGRPELVLCRHAGPGDSFILIHALVNWFRREPRIVLKNTLQWDPAVDVLLNRLPNRFLAPGPDGRATLTEQIGQLAAGLDDDDAFVLFPEGGNFTPKRRVRAIARLRELGHELMASRAERMRHVLAPQPGGLLAALDAAPDVGVIFVAHTGLDRMVTVADVWRELPMDKRIVMRFWSVPPEEVPVGAQERIDWLFDWWGRMDEWIAKNQDGPT from the coding sequence ATGCCACCACCACCCCGGTGGCTGCGCCGGCTGCTCCTGGCGCCGGGTGTGGTCGTGCTGGCGGTCACCGTGGTGATGACGGTGCCGGTATGGGCCCTGCTCGCCCTGGCCGCCTCGCCGTTTGTACCAGGTCGGCTGCGTCCACTACGGCTGCTCTGGATCGGTCTCGTCTATCTGGTGTGGGACGCGGCAGCGCTGATCGTGCTCTTCGTGCTCTGGGTCGCCTCCGGGTTCGGCTGGCGGGTCCGGTCCCCGGCGTTCGAACAGGCTCACTACCGGCTCGCCGGCTGGTTCCTGCGGGTGCTGTTCTGGCAGGCCCGGTGGAGCCTGCGACTCTCCATCGAGGTGGCCGGCGCCGATCCGGACACGGCCCTGGCCGGACGGCCGGAGCTGGTGTTGTGTCGGCACGCCGGCCCGGGTGACTCGTTCATCCTGATCCATGCCCTGGTCAACTGGTTCCGTCGGGAGCCGCGGATCGTGCTCAAGAACACCCTGCAGTGGGATCCGGCGGTTGACGTGCTGCTCAACCGCCTACCGAACCGCTTTCTCGCGCCCGGCCCGGACGGCCGCGCGACGTTGACCGAGCAGATCGGGCAGCTCGCCGCTGGCTTGGACGATGACGATGCCTTCGTGCTCTTTCCCGAGGGCGGTAACTTCACGCCGAAGCGTCGCGTGCGGGCGATCGCTCGGCTGCGGGAACTGGGCCACGAGTTGATGGCGTCACGGGCGGAACGGATGCGCCACGTGCTTGCCCCGCAGCCGGGCGGGCTGCTGGCCGCGCTGGACGCCGCCCCCGACGTCGGCGTCATCTTCGTCGCCCACACCGGTCTGGACCGGATGGTGACCGTTGCCGACGTGTGGCGGGAGCTCCCCATGGACAAGCGGATCGTGATGCGCTTCTGGTCTGTGCCCCCGGAGGAGGTGCCGGTCGGTGCGCAGGAGCGCATCGATTGGCTCTTCGACTGGTGGGGGCGGATGGACGAGTGGATCGCCAAGAACCAGGACGGGCCCACATAG
- a CDS encoding patatin-like phospholipase family protein, whose amino-acid sequence MARGPVAFVLGGGGVLGAVEVGMLRALFRADIRPDLVFGTSIGAVNGVLVAADPSTTVIDRLVRLWASPEAGEVYGDSVARQLRRFAARTHLHSPRPLRKLLEREVGADTTFADLRVPFRCCAANIERAAEHWFDTGPVVPAVLASASVPGLLPPAQIDGQHYIDGGVVNSIPIGEAVAAGATRIFVLQVGRIERELSPPRRPWEIAQVAFEIARRHRFAREMAAVPDGVQVHVLPTGGIQPREDSPWAYRDTAAVGRRISRAYTASRHYLAQLDR is encoded by the coding sequence ATGGCTCGGGGACCGGTGGCGTTTGTGCTCGGTGGCGGCGGCGTCCTCGGTGCGGTCGAGGTCGGCATGCTGCGTGCCCTGTTCCGCGCCGACATCCGGCCCGATCTGGTGTTCGGCACATCGATTGGTGCGGTCAACGGGGTGCTGGTGGCGGCTGATCCGTCCACCACGGTCATCGACCGGCTGGTTCGGCTCTGGGCCTCCCCCGAGGCGGGCGAAGTGTACGGCGACTCGGTAGCCCGGCAGCTACGCCGGTTCGCCGCGCGTACCCATCTGCACTCGCCGCGGCCACTGCGCAAACTGTTGGAACGGGAAGTCGGCGCTGACACCACCTTCGCGGACCTGCGGGTGCCCTTCCGCTGCTGCGCGGCGAACATCGAGCGGGCCGCCGAGCACTGGTTCGACACCGGGCCGGTGGTGCCGGCGGTCCTCGCCAGCGCCTCCGTGCCGGGTCTCCTCCCCCCAGCTCAGATCGATGGCCAGCACTACATCGACGGGGGCGTGGTCAACTCGATCCCGATCGGTGAGGCGGTGGCGGCCGGAGCCACCCGGATCTTCGTGCTCCAGGTGGGGCGGATTGAACGCGAGCTCAGCCCACCCCGGCGGCCCTGGGAGATCGCCCAGGTCGCGTTCGAGATCGCCCGCCGGCATCGGTTCGCCCGGGAGATGGCCGCCGTGCCCGACGGGGTCCAGGTGCACGTGCTGCCGACCGGCGGCATCCAGCCCCGGGAGGACTCGCCGTGGGCGTACCGGGACACGGCAGCGGTGGGGCGGCGGATCAGCCGGGCCTACACAGCCTCCCGGCACTACCTGGCCCAGCTGGACCGCTGA
- a CDS encoding glycosyltransferase family 4 protein: MARNRGDGSSAGRPLRIAMVVPPWLSVPPPGYGGLEHVVAGLVDGLIARGHPVTLFGAGEQTGTAARFVSTDAELKFPRMGEALPELAHLVQVNQLVTPEHFDVVHDHTTIGPLLAGRRSVPTVATVHGNPVGEYGNILEEIDQGVGLVAISHAQRRVNLRLPWIGTVHNALDVEDIPHKLTPGRGPVLWLARFSPDKGPDLAIRACRAAGLPLILAGKCNEPAERRYFDEVVRPMLDDDVTVVLDADRRDSFRLLVEARCLVMPIQWEEPFGVVMLEAMATGTPVVALRRGAVPELIRPGRTGLICESVDELPGALRVAGGLDPAVCVAHVVENFSTTQLVDGYEAVLQRFVSAVVPAREPAPITFR, translated from the coding sequence GTGGCGCGCAACCGCGGGGACGGCAGCTCGGCCGGGCGGCCGCTACGGATCGCGATGGTGGTCCCACCGTGGCTGTCGGTGCCGCCACCCGGCTACGGCGGCCTGGAACACGTCGTCGCTGGCCTGGTGGACGGGCTGATCGCCCGGGGCCACCCGGTGACCCTCTTCGGGGCGGGTGAGCAGACCGGAACCGCCGCCCGCTTCGTCTCGACCGACGCCGAGCTGAAGTTTCCCCGGATGGGCGAGGCGTTGCCCGAGCTGGCCCACCTCGTTCAGGTGAATCAGCTCGTCACCCCGGAACACTTCGACGTGGTCCACGACCACACCACGATCGGACCACTGTTGGCCGGGCGGCGGTCAGTGCCCACCGTCGCCACCGTGCACGGCAACCCGGTCGGGGAGTACGGCAACATCCTCGAAGAGATCGATCAGGGTGTCGGTCTGGTGGCCATCTCCCATGCCCAACGGCGGGTCAACCTGCGGCTGCCGTGGATCGGCACCGTGCACAACGCGCTGGACGTCGAAGACATCCCGCACAAGCTGACCCCGGGCCGGGGGCCGGTGCTCTGGCTGGCCCGGTTCAGCCCGGACAAGGGACCCGATCTCGCGATCCGGGCCTGCCGGGCGGCCGGCCTGCCGCTGATCCTCGCCGGCAAGTGCAACGAACCGGCCGAACGTCGCTACTTCGACGAGGTGGTCCGGCCAATGCTGGACGACGATGTCACCGTCGTCCTCGATGCCGACCGGCGAGACTCGTTCCGCCTGCTCGTCGAAGCCCGCTGTCTGGTGATGCCGATCCAGTGGGAGGAGCCGTTCGGTGTCGTCATGCTGGAGGCGATGGCCACCGGGACGCCGGTGGTGGCGCTACGTCGGGGTGCCGTGCCGGAGTTGATCCGGCCCGGCCGCACCGGCCTGATCTGCGAGAGCGTGGACGAGTTGCCAGGGGCGCTGCGGGTGGCGGGCGGACTGGACCCGGCGGTCTGTGTTGCGCACGTGGTGGAGAACTTTTCCACCACCCAGCTGGTTGACGGCTACGAGGCGGTGCTCCAGCGGTTCGTCTCGGCGGTGGTCCCCGCGCGAGAACCCGCCCCCATCACATTTCGCTGA
- a CDS encoding S1C family serine protease, translating to MTDYESDPQRRQAPGDAEPSHPTVDLSRLERAQSDSSAATSGADSSFAPPADTTTGPTEALPVSASGASPSADPTEALPVSASGASPSADPTEALAPQLGAAPVAGPAGGHPYPPGYSPQHPGAPWYGPRSTAWSGGQPGGYGAPFYPGQPAQLAGQPAPPWAAPQTGPHPGSRIAKFIGAGVAVLALMFGSGVAGGALALALNDGSGVTRTYSAAPIIDSADLPRIAAAVQPSVVSIGTDSGGGSGVILTADGYVLTNNHVIATASGDTVLVTFADGETASAEITGTDPKTDLAVVKAAGVSDLTPAEFGDSDAMQVGDQVLALGSPLGLQGSVTAGILSARDRTIQAGSSEQDPTAGVTSISGLLQTDAPINPGNSGGALVNTRGEVIGINTAIATSGQGSTGNIGVGFAIPSNKAEDVAEKLQRGEKVSHPTLGVSVTAAEGGGALVAAVLPDSAAERAGFQQGDVITRFGDKVIADSEDLVAVVQAGKVGDRVDVTYKRNNVEATATVTLAEAS from the coding sequence ATGACCGACTACGAGTCCGACCCGCAGCGTCGGCAGGCCCCCGGGGACGCCGAGCCGTCGCACCCCACTGTCGACCTGTCTCGCCTCGAGCGCGCCCAGTCCGACTCTTCGGCCGCTACCTCCGGTGCGGACAGTAGCTTCGCGCCGCCTGCCGACACCACGACCGGCCCCACTGAGGCGTTGCCGGTCTCGGCTTCGGGCGCCTCGCCGTCGGCTGACCCCACTGAGGCGTTGCCGGTCTCGGCTTCGGGCGCCTCGCCGTCGGCTGACCCCACTGAGGCGCTCGCCCCCCAGCTCGGCGCCGCGCCCGTCGCCGGCCCGGCCGGTGGCCACCCCTACCCACCCGGCTACTCGCCACAACACCCCGGTGCTCCCTGGTACGGGCCGCGGTCCACCGCCTGGAGCGGAGGGCAGCCAGGCGGGTACGGAGCCCCGTTCTACCCGGGTCAGCCGGCGCAGCTGGCCGGACAGCCCGCGCCACCGTGGGCGGCGCCGCAAACCGGTCCGCATCCGGGCAGCCGGATCGCGAAGTTCATCGGCGCGGGCGTCGCGGTGCTCGCCCTGATGTTCGGCTCCGGTGTCGCCGGCGGCGCGCTCGCACTCGCCCTGAATGACGGCTCCGGCGTCACGCGCACCTACTCCGCGGCCCCGATCATCGACAGCGCCGACCTGCCGCGGATCGCCGCCGCGGTGCAGCCCAGCGTGGTGTCGATCGGCACCGACAGCGGCGGGGGCTCGGGCGTGATCCTCACCGCCGACGGATATGTGCTGACCAACAACCACGTGATCGCCACGGCCAGCGGCGACACCGTGCTGGTGACCTTCGCCGACGGCGAGACGGCGTCGGCGGAGATCACCGGCACCGACCCCAAGACCGACCTGGCGGTGGTGAAGGCCGCCGGGGTCAGCGACCTGACGCCGGCGGAATTCGGCGACAGCGACGCGATGCAGGTCGGCGACCAGGTTCTCGCCCTCGGTAGTCCACTGGGCCTGCAGGGGTCGGTGACCGCCGGCATCCTCAGCGCGCGGGACCGCACCATCCAGGCCGGCAGCTCGGAGCAGGACCCGACGGCGGGGGTCACCTCGATCTCGGGGCTGTTGCAGACCGACGCGCCGATCAACCCGGGCAACTCCGGTGGGGCGCTGGTCAACACCCGGGGCGAGGTGATCGGGATCAACACCGCGATCGCCACCAGTGGCCAGGGCAGCACCGGCAACATCGGGGTCGGGTTCGCCATCCCCAGCAACAAGGCCGAGGACGTCGCCGAGAAGCTGCAACGGGGTGAGAAGGTCAGCCATCCCACCCTCGGTGTCAGCGTCACCGCCGCCGAGGGCGGCGGTGCCCTGGTGGCCGCGGTCCTCCCCGACAGCGCTGCCGAGCGGGCGGGCTTCCAGCAGGGCGACGTCATCACTCGGTTCGGCGACAAGGTGATCGCTGACTCCGAGGATCTGGTCGCCGTGGTCCAGGCCGGCAAGGTGGGCGACCGGGTGGATGTGACATACAAGCGCAACAATGTTGAAGCGACCGCAACCGTGACGCTCGCCGAAGCGTCCTAA
- a CDS encoding sensor histidine kinase, with amino-acid sequence MNAVSQAKAGLRRIPLRVKLIAAVLSLVAVALLVISTLTAVFLRSHLINQVDEKLEISVSYIESSTFFPAERLLIVVPFDYLIVVTNPRTGAVYPVGYDENRFEERDLPPVPSDAAGFRSLAGDPFTVRAEGSDVHWRMLYTELPSGEWLAVGQHLIEEDQAVKRLIWIDLLVGTSVLLLLASIGAGIVRASLRPLDEIEQTAAAIAGGDLARRVPDPEAGSPQPTSELGRLSRALNMMLTQIEAAFTARAASETAARAAEATARDAAAHAQASESRARRSEERMRQFVADASHELRTPLTTIRGFAELYRQGAARSPEQTGDLLRRIEDEAARMGLLVEDLLLLARLDRERPLSPAPVELPVLAADAVAAARAVAPDRRIELDVVAGAGPLVVYGDDARLRQVIGNLMTNALTHTPPRASVTLRLRSEPGALAVVEVADTGPGLSGEQAERVFERFYRADAARTRRAGGNTGTGLGLAIVAALVAAHQGTVEVTQTPGGGATFRVRLPLAPVPTGDEV; translated from the coding sequence GTGAACGCCGTTTCACAGGCGAAGGCCGGGCTGCGCAGGATTCCGCTCCGGGTCAAGCTGATCGCCGCGGTCCTCAGCCTGGTGGCGGTCGCGCTCCTGGTGATCAGTACGTTGACCGCTGTTTTCCTCCGGAGCCACCTCATCAATCAGGTGGACGAGAAGCTGGAGATCTCGGTCAGCTACATCGAATCCAGTACGTTCTTCCCCGCGGAGCGGCTTCTGATTGTTGTTCCGTTCGACTACCTGATCGTGGTGACAAACCCCAGAACCGGGGCGGTCTACCCGGTGGGATACGACGAGAATCGGTTCGAGGAGCGGGACCTGCCGCCGGTGCCGTCGGATGCCGCGGGATTTCGGAGCCTGGCCGGTGATCCGTTCACCGTCCGCGCCGAGGGCAGCGATGTGCACTGGCGAATGCTTTACACGGAGCTGCCGAGCGGAGAGTGGCTGGCCGTCGGGCAGCACCTGATCGAGGAGGATCAGGCCGTCAAGCGGCTGATCTGGATCGATCTGCTGGTGGGCACGTCGGTGTTGCTCCTGCTTGCCTCGATCGGCGCGGGCATCGTCCGTGCCAGTCTGAGGCCCCTTGACGAGATCGAGCAGACCGCCGCCGCGATCGCCGGTGGGGATCTGGCCCGCCGCGTGCCGGACCCCGAGGCGGGTAGCCCCCAGCCGACCTCGGAGCTGGGGCGGCTGTCCCGGGCGCTCAACATGATGCTCACCCAGATCGAGGCAGCCTTCACCGCCCGCGCCGCCTCGGAGACCGCCGCCCGCGCCGCCGAAGCCACCGCTCGGGACGCCGCCGCGCACGCGCAGGCGTCCGAGTCCCGCGCCCGGCGTTCCGAGGAGCGGATGCGGCAGTTCGTCGCGGACGCCTCGCACGAGCTGCGGACGCCACTGACCACCATCCGGGGATTCGCCGAGCTGTACCGGCAGGGCGCCGCGCGCAGTCCCGAGCAGACCGGCGACCTGCTGCGTCGGATCGAGGACGAGGCGGCCCGGATGGGGCTGCTGGTGGAGGATCTGCTGCTGCTCGCCCGGCTGGACCGGGAGCGTCCGCTGTCGCCGGCCCCGGTCGAGCTGCCGGTGCTGGCCGCCGACGCGGTGGCGGCGGCCCGGGCGGTGGCGCCGGACCGGCGGATCGAACTGGACGTCGTCGCGGGCGCCGGGCCGCTGGTGGTGTACGGCGACGACGCTCGACTCCGGCAGGTGATCGGCAACCTGATGACCAATGCCCTGACGCACACCCCGCCGAGGGCGTCGGTGACGCTACGGCTGCGTTCCGAGCCCGGTGCGCTGGCGGTGGTGGAGGTAGCCGACACCGGGCCGGGGCTCTCCGGTGAGCAGGCCGAGCGGGTGTTCGAGCGCTTCTACCGGGCGGACGCGGCCCGGACCCGCCGGGCCGGTGGCAACACCGGGACCGGGCTGGGCCTGGCGATCGTCGCCGCCCTGGTCGCCGCCCACCAGGGCACGGTCGAGGTGACGCAGACTCCGGGCGGAGGCGCGACGTTTCGGGTCCGGTTGCCCCTGGCGCCGGTCCCGACCGGTGACGAGGTGTAA
- a CDS encoding response regulator transcription factor — MAATQTEARLLVVEDDPNILELLSASLRFAGFDVATAISGSAALSAAKEHRPDLVVLDIMLPDLDGFEVIRLLREGGTRTPVVFLTARDATDDKIRGLTLGGDDYVTKPFSLEELTARIRAVLRRSTSGEQAPARLTFADLELDEEAHEVHRAGQRVQLSPTEFKLLRYLMLNANRVLSKAQILDHVWNYDFRGDDNIVESYISYLRRKVDNTQPRLIHTLRGVGYVLRKPAA; from the coding sequence ATGGCGGCTACCCAGACCGAGGCTCGACTGCTCGTCGTCGAGGACGACCCGAACATTCTCGAGCTGCTCTCCGCGAGCCTGCGCTTCGCCGGTTTCGACGTGGCGACCGCGATCAGCGGCAGCGCCGCGCTGAGCGCGGCGAAGGAGCACCGCCCCGATCTGGTCGTATTGGACATCATGCTGCCCGACCTGGACGGGTTTGAGGTCATCCGGCTGCTGCGCGAGGGGGGCACCCGTACCCCGGTCGTCTTCCTGACCGCGCGGGACGCCACCGACGACAAGATCCGTGGACTGACCCTGGGCGGGGACGACTACGTGACCAAGCCGTTCAGTCTGGAGGAGCTGACCGCCCGGATCCGGGCGGTGCTGCGCCGCAGCACCAGCGGTGAGCAGGCCCCGGCCCGACTCACCTTCGCCGACCTCGAACTCGACGAGGAGGCGCACGAGGTGCACCGGGCGGGGCAGCGGGTGCAGCTCTCCCCGACCGAGTTCAAGCTGCTGCGGTACCTGATGCTGAACGCCAATCGAGTGCTCTCCAAGGCGCAGATCCTCGATCACGTCTGGAACTACGACTTCCGGGGCGACGACAACATCGTCGAGTCGTACATCTCGTATCTTCGGCGTAAGGTCGACAACACCCAGCCTCGGTTGATCCACACCCTTCGTGGAGTCGGGTACGTGCTCCGCAAGCCGGCAGCGTGA
- a CDS encoding ABC transporter ATP-binding protein, which translates to MTDGRSSPDTTGEIVVSRLTKIYGSAPAVDDLSFRVEPGRVTGFLGPNGAGKTTTLRMLLNLVTPTAGQATIGGRRYANLTDPVRHVGAVLEASSAHKGRTGINHLRVICTAAGLPRSRADEVLAQVGLAPAARRKFKGYSLGMKQRLGIAAAMLGDPRVLILDEPANGLDPEGIRWMRGFLKSLAAEGRTVLVSSHLLSEMQLLADDVVIIAAGRLIRQGPVDQVIGSMAQTARVRVRSPQAETLRAALERESATVDVDDQGALLVGGVDAPTVGRVALAASVELHELATERPDLEGVFLELTAGKAGIR; encoded by the coding sequence ATGACAGACGGACGGTCGAGCCCCGACACCACAGGCGAGATCGTGGTCTCCCGGCTGACGAAGATTTACGGCAGCGCTCCCGCGGTCGACGACCTGTCGTTCCGGGTGGAGCCGGGTCGGGTCACCGGATTCCTGGGCCCGAACGGCGCCGGCAAGACCACCACGCTGCGCATGCTGCTGAACCTGGTCACCCCGACGGCTGGCCAGGCGACCATCGGCGGGCGGCGGTATGCCAACCTGACCGACCCGGTGCGGCATGTCGGCGCGGTGCTGGAGGCGTCCAGCGCACACAAGGGGCGCACCGGCATCAACCACCTGCGGGTGATCTGCACCGCAGCCGGGCTGCCCCGTTCCCGCGCCGACGAGGTGCTGGCCCAGGTCGGTCTGGCACCAGCGGCCCGGCGCAAGTTCAAGGGCTACTCGTTGGGGATGAAGCAGCGCCTGGGCATCGCCGCGGCGATGCTCGGCGACCCCCGGGTGCTGATCCTGGACGAGCCGGCCAACGGGCTCGACCCGGAGGGCATTCGGTGGATGCGTGGCTTCCTGAAGAGCCTGGCCGCCGAAGGGCGTACGGTCCTGGTCTCCAGTCACCTGCTGTCGGAGATGCAGCTGCTCGCGGACGATGTCGTCATCATCGCGGCCGGCCGGCTGATCCGGCAGGGCCCGGTGGACCAGGTCATCGGCTCGATGGCGCAGACCGCCCGGGTCCGGGTGCGCTCCCCGCAGGCCGAGACGCTGCGGGCCGCACTCGAGCGGGAGTCGGCGACCGTGGACGTTGACGACCAGGGGGCCCTGCTGGTCGGGGGCGTGGACGCACCGACGGTCGGCCGGGTGGCCCTGGCCGCCAGCGTGGAGCTGCATGAACTGGCCACCGAACGTCCTGACCTTGAGGGCGTCTTCCTCGAGCTTACGGCCGGAAAGGCGGGCATCCGATGA